From the genome of Pseudomonas sp. TMP9, one region includes:
- the waaF gene encoding lipopolysaccharide heptosyltransferase II, translating to MNILIIGPSWVGDMVMAQTLFQCLQQRHPGCAIDVLAPEWSRPILQRMPEVRQALSFPLGHGVLELATRRKIGKRLAGQYDQAILLPNSLKSALVPFFAGIPTRTGWKGELRYGLLNDIRILDKDRYPLMIERFMALAFEPGAELPKPYPRPALQINPQSRDAALSTFGLSLDRPVLALCPGAEFGEAKRWPSEHYAKVAELKIRAGWQVWIFGSKNDHPVGEDIRSRLIPGLREEANNLAGDTSLAEAIDLMSCAGAVVSNDSGLMHVAAALNRPLVAVYGSTSPGFTPPLAEHVEVVRLGLECSPCFDRTCRFGHYNCLGDLKPRAVIEALGRLVSDPVEVE from the coding sequence ATGAACATTCTGATTATTGGCCCCAGCTGGGTGGGCGACATGGTGATGGCGCAGACGCTGTTTCAGTGCCTGCAACAGCGCCATCCTGGTTGTGCAATCGATGTGCTGGCGCCCGAGTGGAGCCGGCCGATCCTTCAGCGCATGCCCGAGGTGCGCCAGGCCCTGAGCTTCCCGCTCGGCCATGGTGTGCTGGAGCTGGCGACGCGGCGCAAGATCGGCAAGCGTCTCGCCGGTCAGTACGATCAGGCGATTCTGCTGCCCAATTCGCTCAAGTCCGCGCTGGTGCCGTTCTTCGCCGGTATCCCCACGCGCACCGGCTGGAAAGGCGAGCTGCGTTACGGTCTGCTGAATGACATACGCATATTGGACAAAGACCGCTACCCGCTGATGATCGAGCGCTTTATGGCGCTGGCCTTCGAGCCGGGTGCTGAGCTGCCTAAACCTTATCCGCGCCCGGCGTTGCAGATCAATCCGCAAAGCCGCGACGCCGCGCTGAGCACGTTCGGCTTAAGCCTCGATCGGCCGGTGCTGGCGCTGTGTCCTGGCGCCGAGTTTGGTGAGGCTAAGCGCTGGCCGAGCGAGCACTACGCCAAGGTTGCCGAGCTGAAGATTCGCGCGGGTTGGCAGGTGTGGATTTTCGGCTCGAAGAACGATCACCCGGTGGGTGAAGACATTCGCAGCCGGCTGATTCCTGGCCTGCGTGAAGAGGCCAATAACTTGGCCGGCGACACCAGCCTGGCCGAAGCCATCGACCTGATGTCGTGCGCAGGCGCGGTGGTGTCGAATGATTCTGGCTTGATGCATGTGGCCGCTGCGTTGAACCGGCCGTTGGTGGCAGTCTACGGCTCAACCTCGCCGGGTTTTACGCCGCCCTTGGCTGAGCACGTAGAGGTCGTGAGGTTGGGCTTGGAATGCAGCCCATGCTTCGACCGCACCTGCCGCTTCGGTCATTACAATTGCCTGGGCGACCTAAAGCCACGTGCGGTGATTGAAGCGCTGGGTCGTTTGGTCAGTGATCCGGTCGAGGTTGAATAG
- the rfaP gene encoding lipopolysaccharide core heptose(I) kinase RfaP: MTLVLTEPFKSLWADRDAFVAVETLQGQVYRELEGRRTLRTEVDGRGYFVKIHRGIGWGEIIKNLLTAKLPVLGARQEWQAIERLHQVGVATMTAVAYGERGRNPAAQHSFIVTEELAPTTDLEQLSLNWAQQPPEPRLKWALINEVASMVGTMHRAGVNHRDCYICHFLLHTDKPVTADDFRLSVIDLHRAQVRSQLPLRWRNKDLAALYFSVLDIGLTRRDKLRFLRGYFAVLNGKQPLRPILNTERALLVWLERKADALYARKQRYGDAL, encoded by the coding sequence ATGACGTTGGTACTGACTGAACCCTTCAAAAGCCTGTGGGCCGATCGCGATGCGTTTGTCGCCGTCGAGACCCTGCAAGGGCAGGTCTACCGCGAGCTGGAAGGCCGCCGCACGCTGCGCACCGAGGTCGATGGGCGTGGCTATTTTGTCAAAATCCATCGCGGCATTGGCTGGGGCGAGATCATCAAGAACCTGCTCACCGCCAAGCTGCCAGTGCTCGGTGCGCGCCAGGAATGGCAAGCTATCGAGCGTTTGCATCAGGTCGGCGTGGCGACCATGACTGCCGTGGCCTACGGCGAGCGCGGCCGCAATCCGGCGGCGCAGCATTCGTTTATCGTCACCGAAGAGTTGGCGCCGACTACCGACCTTGAGCAGCTGAGCCTGAACTGGGCGCAACAACCGCCCGAGCCACGACTCAAATGGGCGTTGATTAACGAAGTGGCAAGCATGGTCGGCACCATGCACCGCGCCGGGGTCAATCACCGTGATTGCTACATCTGCCACTTTTTACTGCACACCGATAAGCCGGTTACCGCCGACGATTTCCGCCTGTCCGTGATCGACCTGCACCGCGCTCAAGTCCGCAGCCAGCTGCCCTTGCGCTGGCGCAACAAGGACTTGGCCGCGTTGTACTTTTCAGTGCTCGATATCGGCCTGACCCGGCGCGATAAACTGCGTTTTCTGCGCGGTTATTTTGCCGTGCTAAACGGTAAGCAGCCGCTGCGGCCAATACTCAACACCGAGCGCGCGCTCCTGGTTTGGCTGGAGCGCAAGGCTGACGCGCTGTATGCGCGCAAACAACGTTACGGAGATGCGCTCTGA
- a CDS encoding glycosyltransferase family 4 protein, whose amino-acid sequence MQLAFILYKYFPFGGLQRDFMRIALECQARGHAIRVYTPIWEGDVPAGFEVVVVPVKALFNHTRNEKLTAWVEADVAQRPVDRVIGFNKMPGLDVYYAADGCYEDKAQTLRNPLYKRWGRYKHFADYEHAVFAPESKTEILMISEVQQPLFIKHYHTPLQRFHLLPPGITADRRAPVNAGEIRAEFRAEFKLADSDLLLVQIGSGFKTKGLDRSLKALAALPRELKKRTRLIAIGQDDPRAFQLQAKALGVSDHVQILKGRSDIPRFLLGADLLIHPAYNENTGTVLLEALVAGLPVLVTDVCGYAHYITEADAGRMLSGPFEQSKLNHLLADMLADDSRRALWSRNGLAYAGCADLYSMPRHAADIILATRS is encoded by the coding sequence ATGCAGCTGGCTTTTATCCTCTATAAATATTTCCCCTTCGGCGGCCTGCAGCGCGACTTTATGCGCATCGCCTTGGAGTGCCAGGCGCGCGGTCACGCTATTCGTGTCTACACGCCGATCTGGGAAGGCGATGTGCCGGCGGGTTTCGAGGTGGTGGTGGTGCCGGTCAAGGCGTTGTTTAACCACACACGCAATGAAAAGCTCACGGCTTGGGTCGAGGCTGACGTGGCTCAGCGCCCGGTCGACCGCGTGATTGGCTTCAACAAAATGCCTGGTCTTGACGTCTACTACGCCGCCGACGGCTGCTATGAAGACAAGGCGCAGACCTTGCGCAACCCGCTCTACAAGCGCTGGGGCCGTTACAAACACTTCGCTGATTACGAGCACGCGGTGTTTGCCCCCGAATCGAAAACCGAAATTTTGATGATCTCCGAAGTGCAGCAGCCGCTGTTTATCAAGCATTACCACACCCCACTGCAGCGCTTTCATCTGCTGCCGCCGGGCATTACCGCTGACCGTCGTGCGCCCGTCAATGCGGGTGAGATTCGCGCCGAGTTCCGGGCTGAATTCAAACTGGCCGATAGCGACCTGCTGTTGGTGCAGATCGGCTCCGGCTTCAAGACCAAGGGGCTGGATCGCAGCCTTAAGGCCTTGGCCGCTTTGCCCCGTGAGCTGAAAAAACGCACCCGGCTGATTGCCATCGGCCAAGATGACCCGCGCGCGTTCCAGCTGCAGGCCAAGGCCCTGGGCGTATCTGATCACGTGCAGATACTCAAAGGCCGCAGCGATATTCCACGTTTTTTGCTCGGTGCCGACCTGCTAATCCATCCGGCCTATAACGAGAACACCGGCACGGTATTGCTCGAAGCCTTGGTTGCCGGCCTACCCGTGCTGGTGACGGATGTTTGCGGCTACGCCCATTACATCACCGAGGCGGATGCTGGTCGGATGCTGAGCGGGCCTTTCGAGCAGAGCAAGCTCAATCACTTACTCGCCGACATGCTGGCTGACGACTCACGTCGTGCCCTTTGGTCACGTAATGGTTTGGCTTATGCGGGCTGCGCCGACCTGTACTCCATGCCGCGACACGCGGCCGACATCATTCTGGCGACGCGCTCATGA
- the glnE gene encoding bifunctional [glutamate--ammonia ligase]-adenylyl-L-tyrosine phosphorylase/[glutamate--ammonia-ligase] adenylyltransferase, translating to MSLPALAASPAALAHLVARAEQSLQQAFAALGGEAAAAFAAWPSERRVALQRVAAASDFVVQQGERDPQMLLDLAVSGELERPLAAAELRGQLVEALLGCLDDDELGRRLRRFRNRQQLRIIWRDISRQADLVETCRDLSDMADACIDLAYHWLYSGHCAQFGTPIGRRSGEPQHLVVLGMGKLGAHELNLSSDIDLIFGFPEGGETQGVKRPLDNQEFFIRLGQKLIKALDVITVDGFVFRTDMRLRPYGSSGSLVFSFNALEQYYQDQGRDWERYAMIKARVVGGDQVAGAQLLEMLRPFVYRRYLDFSAIEALRAMKQLIQQEVRRKGMAENIKLGSGGIREVEFIAQAFQLIHGGRDLSLQQRSLFAVLNTLRDQGYLPASVTDELHDAYAFLRYAEHALQAIDDRQTQTLPDNDQDRARVAFIMGFDRWQAFHERLMHWRGRVDWHFRQVIADPDEDVEGAEESVVGGEWQPLWTKVFDEETACRQLAEAGFSQPESTWRYLVGLRSSNQVRAMQRLGRERLDAFVPRLLAQAIEHKNPDLVLERVLPLVEAVARRSAYLVLLTENPSALQRLLTLCAASPWIAEQITRFPLLLDELLNEGRLFSPPQAPELAAELRERLMRIPEEDLEQQMEALRHFKLAHRLRVAASEITGTLPLMKVSDYLTWLAETILDQVLALAWRNTVSKYGSPQRADGSLCDPDFVIVGYGKVGGIELGHGSDLDLVFIHDGDPHAETDGEKAIDGAQFFNRLGQRIIHLLTTQTNSGQLYEVDMRLRPSGAAGLLVSSLGAFERYQQSEAWTWEHQALVRARVLVGCTRVGKAFEAVRAAVLRRERDLVSLRSEVSEMRAKMRDNLGSKATAAGTAANAFTAASPFDLKQDAGGIVDIEFMVQYAALAWSHQHPELLDFTDNIRILEGLERIGLLPGEDARVLRTIYQAYRSAAHRQALQKQPGVVSGEQLAEERRTVLRIWRELGLS from the coding sequence ATGAGCTTGCCCGCGCTGGCCGCTTCACCTGCTGCCTTGGCCCACCTTGTCGCTCGTGCCGAACAGTCCTTGCAGCAGGCGTTCGCCGCGCTTGGCGGCGAAGCGGCTGCGGCGTTTGCAGCTTGGCCGAGCGAGCGACGGGTGGCGCTGCAACGCGTGGCCGCCGCCAGTGATTTCGTCGTGCAGCAGGGTGAGCGTGATCCGCAGATGCTGCTCGACCTGGCCGTCAGTGGTGAGCTTGAGCGACCCTTGGCTGCGGCTGAATTGCGCGGGCAACTGGTTGAGGCATTGCTCGGTTGCCTTGACGATGACGAACTGGGGCGGCGCTTGCGGCGTTTTCGTAATCGCCAGCAACTGCGCATTATCTGGCGTGATATCAGTCGCCAGGCTGATCTGGTCGAGACCTGTCGTGACCTTTCCGACATGGCTGATGCGTGTATCGATCTGGCTTATCACTGGTTGTACAGCGGCCACTGCGCTCAATTCGGCACGCCCATCGGCCGGCGCTCGGGCGAGCCGCAGCATTTAGTGGTGCTGGGCATGGGCAAGCTGGGCGCTCATGAGCTCAACCTGTCATCGGATATTGACCTGATTTTTGGCTTCCCCGAAGGCGGTGAAACCCAAGGGGTCAAGCGCCCGCTGGATAACCAAGAGTTCTTTATTCGCCTCGGTCAAAAGTTGATCAAGGCGTTGGATGTGATTACGGTCGATGGCTTCGTCTTTCGCACCGACATGCGCCTACGACCTTACGGCTCCTCCGGTTCGCTGGTATTTAGCTTCAATGCACTGGAGCAGTACTACCAGGATCAGGGTCGCGACTGGGAACGCTACGCGATGATCAAGGCGCGGGTGGTCGGCGGTGATCAAGTCGCCGGCGCGCAGTTGCTGGAGATGCTGCGGCCCTTCGTTTATCGGCGCTATCTGGACTTCTCAGCCATTGAAGCGTTGCGCGCGATGAAGCAGCTGATTCAGCAAGAGGTGCGGCGCAAGGGCATGGCTGAAAATATTAAGCTGGGCTCGGGCGGCATCCGCGAAGTGGAGTTTATCGCTCAGGCCTTCCAGCTGATTCACGGCGGGCGCGACCTGAGCTTGCAGCAGCGTTCGCTGTTCGCGGTGCTCAACACCCTGCGTGATCAGGGCTATCTGCCGGCGTCGGTGACCGACGAGCTGCATGATGCCTACGCCTTCTTGCGTTACGCCGAGCACGCCCTGCAGGCCATTGATGATCGGCAAACGCAAACACTCCCGGACAATGATCAGGACCGTGCGCGGGTCGCCTTTATTATGGGTTTTGACCGCTGGCAGGCGTTCCATGAGCGCCTGATGCACTGGCGTGGCCGGGTTGATTGGCATTTTCGGCAAGTGATTGCCGATCCCGATGAGGATGTTGAAGGCGCTGAAGAGTCGGTGGTTGGCGGTGAATGGCAGCCGTTATGGACCAAAGTGTTTGACGAGGAAACAGCCTGCCGGCAACTGGCAGAGGCGGGCTTTAGCCAACCCGAGTCAACTTGGCGCTACTTAGTGGGCCTGCGCAGCAGCAATCAGGTGCGTGCGATGCAGCGCTTGGGGCGCGAGCGTCTGGATGCTTTTGTGCCGCGCCTGCTGGCCCAAGCCATTGAGCATAAAAACCCAGATCTAGTGCTGGAACGTGTGCTCCCGCTGGTTGAGGCCGTAGCGCGGCGCTCAGCCTATTTGGTGCTGCTGACCGAAAATCCCAGTGCCCTGCAACGGTTGCTCACCTTGTGCGCAGCCAGCCCATGGATCGCCGAGCAGATCACCCGCTTTCCGCTGTTGCTTGATGAGTTGCTTAATGAGGGCCGCTTGTTTAGCCCACCGCAGGCGCCCGAATTAGCGGCCGAACTGCGTGAGCGGCTGATGCGCATTCCCGAGGAGGACTTGGAGCAGCAAATGGAAGCGCTGCGTCACTTCAAACTGGCGCACCGTCTGCGCGTGGCGGCTTCGGAAATTACCGGCACCCTGCCACTGATGAAAGTCAGCGATTACTTGACCTGGTTGGCCGAGACGATTCTTGATCAGGTGCTGGCCCTGGCGTGGCGCAATACCGTGAGTAAATACGGCTCACCGCAGCGTGCCGATGGCAGTCTCTGCGATCCGGACTTTGTCATCGTCGGCTATGGCAAGGTCGGCGGTATCGAGCTGGGCCACGGCTCCGATCTTGATCTGGTGTTTATCCACGACGGCGACCCGCACGCAGAAACTGACGGCGAAAAAGCCATCGACGGCGCGCAGTTCTTCAATCGCTTGGGTCAGCGCATCATTCACCTGTTGACCACGCAGACCAACTCCGGCCAGCTTTATGAGGTGGATATGCGCCTACGGCCCTCGGGCGCAGCGGGTCTGCTGGTCAGCTCGCTGGGCGCCTTTGAACGCTATCAACAAAGCGAAGCCTGGACCTGGGAGCATCAGGCGCTGGTGCGGGCGCGGGTGCTGGTCGGCTGCACGCGCGTCGGCAAGGCATTCGAGGCAGTGCGCGCTGCAGTTTTGCGACGTGAGCGTGATCTGGTAAGCCTGCGCAGTGAAGTCAGCGAGATGCGCGCGAAGATGCGCGATAACCTCGGCAGCAAGGCCACGGCGGCGGGCACCGCGGCGAATGCCTTTACGGCCGCGTCGCCGTTCGACCTCAAGCAGGACGCCGGTGGTATCGTCGATATTGAATTTATGGTGCAATACGCGGCCCTGGCATGGTCGCACCAGCACCCGGAATTGCTTGACTTCACTGACAATATTCGCATTTTGGAAGGGCTGGAGCGGATCGGCTTGCTGCCGGGTGAAGACGCCCGCGTGCTGCGCACCATCTACCAAGCTTACCGCTCGGCCGCGCATCGTCAGGCGCTACAGAAGCAGCCCGGGGTGGTCAGCGGTGAACAGTTGGCCGAGGAGCGGCGCACGGTGCTGCGCATCTGGCGGGAACTGGGGTTGAGTTGA
- the waaC gene encoding lipopolysaccharide heptosyltransferase I: MRVLLIKTSSLGDVVHTLPALTDAARAIPGIQFDWVVEEGFAEIPAWHPAVAQVIPVAIRRWRKHLWQAFKSGEWRRFKQRLGDTQYDLVIDAQGLLKSAWLTRYVNAPVAGLDRDSAREPLASRFYDRAYAVPREQHALERTRQLFAHALGYTLPTGMGDYGLNRALLADSAPPPYVVFLHGTTWASKHWPEACWRELAEQMSAQGWAVRLPWGNDSEKARAERIAAGIEHAAVLPKLNLAGVAKVIAGASACVAVDTGLGHLAAALDVPNISLYGPTLPGRVGAYGRSQIHLCATGPNAGLGDRHKPCFDGLDAQRVASELQALLLAEAVI; the protein is encoded by the coding sequence GTGCGGGTGCTGCTGATCAAAACCTCCTCCTTAGGCGATGTGGTGCACACTTTGCCGGCGCTCACCGATGCTGCGCGCGCCATTCCCGGCATTCAGTTTGATTGGGTGGTGGAAGAGGGCTTCGCTGAAATTCCCGCTTGGCACCCCGCCGTGGCGCAGGTGATCCCGGTGGCGATTCGGCGCTGGCGCAAGCACCTGTGGCAGGCCTTTAAAAGTGGCGAGTGGCGACGCTTTAAACAGCGGCTTGGCGACACTCAATACGACTTGGTTATCGATGCCCAAGGCCTGCTGAAAAGTGCTTGGCTGACGCGTTATGTCAACGCACCAGTTGCTGGGCTTGACCGTGACTCAGCGCGCGAGCCACTGGCAAGCCGCTTCTACGACCGTGCCTATGCCGTGCCGCGCGAGCAGCACGCGCTTGAGCGTACCCGCCAGCTATTTGCCCACGCGCTTGGCTATACGTTGCCGACTGGTATGGGTGATTACGGATTAAATCGCGCACTGCTGGCCGATAGCGCGCCGCCACCTTATGTAGTGTTTCTGCATGGCACCACCTGGGCCAGCAAACACTGGCCCGAAGCCTGCTGGCGTGAGCTGGCCGAGCAGATGAGCGCGCAGGGCTGGGCCGTGCGCTTGCCTTGGGGCAATGACAGCGAAAAAGCGCGCGCCGAACGGATTGCCGCCGGCATCGAGCATGCCGCAGTACTGCCTAAATTGAACCTGGCCGGTGTGGCCAAGGTGATTGCGGGCGCCAGCGCGTGTGTGGCGGTAGATACCGGGCTGGGGCATTTGGCTGCGGCGCTGGATGTGCCGAACATCTCCCTCTACGGCCCGACCCTGCCGGGGCGCGTGGGTGCTTATGGCCGCTCGCAAATTCACCTGTGCGCCACCGGGCCGAATGCCGGCTTGGGTGATCGCCACAAACCCTGTTTCGACGGTCTGGATGCCCAGCGTGTCGCCAGTGAATTGCAGGCTTTGTTATTGGCCGAGGCAGTCATTTGA
- the aceE gene encoding pyruvate dehydrogenase (acetyl-transferring), homodimeric type encodes MQDLDPVETQEWLDALESVLDKEGEDRAHYLMTRMGELATRSGSQLPYAITTPYRNTIPLTHEARMPGDLFMERRIRSLVRWNALAMVMRTNLKDSDLGGHISSFASSATLYDIGFNYFFQAPTEEHGGDLIFFQGHASPGVYARAFMEGRISEEQMNNFRQEVDGKGLSSYPHPWLMPDFWQFPTVSMGLGPIQAIYQARFMKYLEARGFIPAGKQKVWCFMGDGECDEPESLGAISLAGREKLDNLIFVINCNLQRLDGPVRGNGKIIQELEGVFRGGGWHVNKVVWGRFWDPLLAKDVDGILQRRMDEVIDGEYQNYKAKDGAFVREHFFNSPELKAMVADLSDDEIWKLNRGGHDPYKMYAAYHQAVNHKDQPTVILAKTVKGYGTGAGEAKNTAHNTKKVDVDSLKQFRDRFDIPVKDDELESLPFIKPEAGSAEARYLHERREALGGFVPQRRAKSFSIPTPPLETLKAILDGSGDREISTTMAFVRILAQLVKDKDIGSRIVPIIPDEARTFGMEGMFRQLGIYSSVGQLYEPVDKDQVMFYREDKKGQILEEGINEAGAMSSFIAAGTSYSSHNQPMLPFYIFYSMFGFQRIGDLAWAAGDSRTRGFLIGGTAGRTTLNGEGLQHEDGHSHILAATIPNCRTYDPTYGYELAVIIQDGMKKMTELQQDVFYYITVMNESYQQPAIPLGVEDGIIKGMYLLEEDKKEAAHHVQLLGSGTILREVREAAKILRDEFNVAADVWSVTSFNELRRDGLAVERSNRLHPGQKPKQTYVEECLGGRKGPVIASTDYMKLFAEQIRQWVPSKEFKVLGTDGFGRSDSRKKLRHFFEVDRNWVVLAALEALADRGDIEPKVVAEAIAKFGINPEKPNPLDC; translated from the coding sequence ATGCAAGACCTCGATCCCGTCGAAACCCAGGAATGGCTAGACGCCCTGGAATCGGTTCTCGACAAAGAAGGCGAAGACCGCGCCCACTACCTGATGACCCGCATGGGCGAACTCGCGACCCGCAGCGGCTCGCAGTTGCCCTATGCGATCACCACGCCCTACCGCAACACCATCCCGCTGACCCACGAAGCACGCATGCCTGGCGACCTGTTTATGGAACGCCGCATTCGCTCGTTGGTGCGCTGGAACGCGCTGGCCATGGTGATGCGCACCAACCTGAAAGATTCAGACCTGGGCGGCCACATCTCCAGCTTCGCCTCCTCGGCGACGCTGTATGACATCGGTTTTAACTACTTTTTCCAAGCGCCAACCGAAGAGCACGGCGGCGACTTGATCTTCTTCCAAGGCCACGCCTCGCCCGGCGTTTACGCACGCGCCTTCATGGAAGGCCGCATCAGCGAAGAGCAGATGAACAACTTCCGCCAGGAAGTCGATGGCAAAGGCCTGTCGTCCTACCCGCACCCTTGGCTGATGCCCGACTTCTGGCAGTTCCCGACGGTGTCTATGGGCTTGGGTCCAATCCAGGCAATTTACCAAGCGCGCTTTATGAAGTACCTAGAAGCACGCGGCTTTATCCCGGCTGGCAAGCAGAAAGTCTGGTGCTTTATGGGCGACGGCGAGTGCGACGAGCCGGAATCCTTGGGTGCGATTTCCCTCGCAGGCCGCGAGAAGCTGGACAACCTGATCTTTGTCATCAACTGCAACCTGCAGCGCCTCGACGGCCCAGTGCGCGGCAATGGCAAGATTATTCAGGAGCTCGAAGGGGTGTTCCGTGGTGGTGGCTGGCATGTCAATAAAGTGGTCTGGGGCCGTTTCTGGGACCCGCTGCTGGCCAAAGACGTCGACGGCATCTTGCAGCGACGCATGGACGAAGTCATCGACGGCGAATACCAGAACTACAAGGCCAAAGACGGCGCGTTCGTGCGTGAGCACTTCTTCAATTCGCCAGAACTCAAGGCCATGGTCGCTGATTTGTCTGACGACGAGATCTGGAAGCTCAACCGCGGCGGTCACGACCCGTACAAGATGTATGCGGCTTACCACCAAGCGGTTAACCACAAAGACCAGCCGACCGTCATTTTGGCCAAGACTGTTAAGGGTTATGGCACCGGCGCCGGTGAAGCGAAGAACACCGCGCACAACACCAAAAAAGTCGATGTCGACAGCCTCAAGCAGTTCCGCGACCGCTTCGACATTCCGGTAAAAGACGACGAGCTGGAAAGCCTGCCGTTTATCAAGCCGGAAGCAGGCAGCGCCGAAGCCCGCTACCTGCACGAGCGCCGCGAAGCCCTCGGTGGTTTTGTGCCACAGCGCCGGGCTAAGAGTTTCAGCATCCCGACGCCGCCACTGGAAACCCTCAAGGCCATCTTGGATGGCTCGGGCGACCGTGAAATTTCCACCACCATGGCCTTCGTGCGCATCCTCGCGCAGCTGGTCAAGGACAAGGACATTGGCTCACGCATCGTGCCGATTATCCCGGACGAAGCGCGTACCTTCGGCATGGAAGGCATGTTCCGTCAGCTCGGCATCTACTCCTCGGTCGGCCAGCTCTATGAGCCAGTCGATAAAGATCAGGTGATGTTCTACCGCGAGGACAAGAAGGGCCAGATCCTCGAAGAAGGCATCAACGAAGCCGGCGCCATGAGCTCCTTCATTGCCGCAGGCACCTCGTACTCCAGCCACAACCAGCCGATGCTGCCGTTCTACATCTTCTATTCGATGTTCGGTTTCCAGCGCATTGGCGACCTGGCCTGGGCCGCTGGCGACAGCCGCACCCGCGGCTTTTTGATCGGCGGCACCGCCGGACGCACCACGCTCAACGGCGAAGGCCTACAGCACGAAGACGGCCATAGCCACATCCTGGCCGCGACCATCCCTAACTGCCGCACGTATGACCCGACCTACGGCTACGAGCTGGCGGTGATCATTCAGGACGGCATGAAGAAGATGACCGAACTGCAACAGGACGTTTTCTACTACATCACCGTGATGAACGAATCCTACCAGCAGCCGGCCATTCCGCTGGGTGTCGAGGACGGCATCATCAAGGGCATGTACCTGCTCGAAGAAGACAAGAAGGAAGCCGCGCATCACGTGCAGCTCCTTGGCTCCGGCACCATCCTGCGCGAAGTGCGCGAGGCGGCGAAAATTCTGCGTGACGAGTTCAACGTCGCTGCAGACGTATGGAGCGTCACCAGCTTCAACGAACTGCGCCGTGACGGCTTGGCCGTGGAACGCAGCAACCGTCTGCATCCGGGCCAGAAGCCCAAGCAAACCTACGTGGAAGAGTGCTTGGGCGGCCGCAAGGGCCCAGTGATTGCCTCGACCGACTACATGAAACTGTTCGCCGAACAGATTCGTCAGTGGGTGCCGAGCAAAGAGTTCAAAGTACTCGGCACCGACGGCTTCGGCCGCAGCGACAGCCGCAAGAAGCTGCGCCACTTCTTCGAAGTGGACCGCAACTGGGTGGTCCTGGCCGCACTGGAAGCCCTCGCCGACCGTGGTGATATCGAACCTAAGGTGGTGGCTGAGGCCATCGCCAAGTTCGGTATCAATCCGGAAAAACCTAACCCACTGGACTGCTAA
- the ilvE gene encoding branched-chain-amino-acid transaminase has protein sequence MSMADRDGVIWYDGEMVEWRNATTHVLTHTLHYGMGVFEGVRAYNTPQGTAIFRLEAHTDRLFDSAHIMGMKIPFSKDEVNEAARAAVRENNLESAYIRPMVFYGSEAMGLRASGLKTHMIVAAWSWGAYMGEEALQVGIKVRTSSYTRHHVNISMTRAKANGNYINSMLALQEAISCGADEAMLLDPEGYVAEGSGENIFLVKNGVIYTPEVTSCLNGITRSTLLTLAAEHGIEVVEKRITRDEVYIADEAFFTGTAAEVTPIREVDGRNIGAGRRGPITERLQTAYFDLVTGKTDAHAEWRTLVK, from the coding sequence ATGTCGATGGCTGATCGTGATGGCGTGATCTGGTATGACGGCGAGATGGTGGAGTGGCGCAACGCGACCACCCACGTGCTGACCCATACCCTGCACTACGGAATGGGCGTGTTTGAAGGTGTGCGCGCCTACAACACCCCGCAAGGTACAGCCATCTTCCGCTTGGAAGCACACACCGATCGCTTGTTCGACTCGGCCCATATCATGGGCATGAAGATTCCGTTCAGCAAAGACGAAGTTAATGAAGCTGCCCGCGCTGCCGTGCGCGAGAACAACCTGGAAAGCGCCTACATCCGGCCGATGGTGTTCTACGGATCTGAAGCCATGGGCCTGCGCGCCAGCGGCCTGAAAACGCACATGATCGTCGCCGCGTGGAGCTGGGGCGCCTACATGGGCGAGGAAGCGTTGCAGGTGGGTATTAAGGTGCGCACCAGCTCCTATACCCGTCATCACGTGAACATTTCGATGACCCGCGCTAAGGCTAACGGTAACTACATCAACTCGATGTTGGCGCTGCAAGAAGCCATTTCTTGCGGGGCAGATGAAGCCATGCTGCTCGACCCGGAAGGTTACGTGGCTGAAGGCTCCGGCGAGAATATCTTCTTGGTCAAAAACGGCGTGATCTACACCCCAGAAGTCACCTCCTGCCTGAATGGCATCACCCGCAGCACCCTTTTGACCTTGGCTGCTGAACACGGCATTGAAGTGGTCGAAAAACGCATCACCCGTGATGAGGTGTATATCGCCGACGAGGCGTTCTTCACCGGCACCGCCGCCGAGGTCACGCCGATTCGTGAGGTCGATGGCCGCAATATCGGCGCTGGTCGCCGTGGCCCGATCACCGAGAGGCTGCAAACCGCCTATTTTGATCTGGTCACCGGTAAGACCGATGCCCACGCCGAGTGGCGTACGCTGGTCAAGTAA